From one Vanessa tameamea isolate UH-Manoa-2023 chromosome 9, ilVanTame1 primary haplotype, whole genome shotgun sequence genomic stretch:
- the LOC113397013 gene encoding WD repeat-containing protein 13-like: MAAAFQQQIFALDARFNAYRAPGNPNFKTLYIRRRSQLLRENSKFKDIETIKKYINIRSQLLQRRYGVQDNISISSSSSRQRSNSRASLPVDESITINAKKKNDMTISENYAFSGVHHIFDQHTDQVSMVKFANNDRSKLCCVSHDGTVSVCDVTATPPRVSFVLRGHTKPVTGCDWSASNEVLVTCALDGLLLVWDACGARRLRAVPDQLAAPLLCCAFQPANNNMLIAGNARGMVEVLNVSTGIYPRGGSSILGGRVTAIACESSGRMFWAANDKGVIVSFRMSGAGGALSKLRRCCVGGAVSSLAWSPWLARHPALLVSAADDSLYLFRVADREGLLSLKKRFSTQHRSFAVRSSFCPLMSFRRGVCVVSGGEDACVYFLDIEGEARHHPVVNKLQGHASPVLGVSFSYDESLLATSDAAGLVIIWRRS, translated from the exons atggCTGCGGCATTTCAGCAGCAGATTTTTGCCCTGGACGCGCGCTTCAATGCTTACAGAGCTCCCGGAAATCCAAACTTTA AAACTTTATATATACGCCGTAGGAGTCAACTTCTTAgagaaaattctaaatttaag GATATAGAAACaatcaagaaatatattaatattagaagtCAGCTGTTGCAGAGAAGGTATGGGGTTCAGGACAATATATCTATCAGTTCATCCTCATCTCGACAAAGATCAAATAGTAgg GCCAGCCTGCCAGTGGACGAGAGTATTACAATTAATGCCAAGAAAAAGAATGACATGACTATATCCGAAAACTATGCATTCTCTGGAGTACATCACATATTTGATCAG CACACAGATCAAGTGAGCATGGTGAAATTCGCGAACAACGACCGTAGCAAACTGTGTTGTGTGTCGCACGACGGGACGGTGTCTGTGTGTGACGTCACCGCTACGCCCCCGCGCGTCTCCTTCGTGCTGCGAGGACACACCAAACCCGTCACCG GCTGCGACTGGTCGGCGTCGAACGAGGTGCTGGTGACGTGCGCGCTGGACGGGTTGCTGCTGGTGTGGGACGCGTGCGGCGCGCGGCGCCTGCGCGCGGTGCCCGACCAGCTCGCCGCGCCGCTGCTGTGCTGCGCCTTCCAGCCCGCCAACAACAACATGCTCATC GCGGGTAACGCAAGAGGGATGGTAGAGGTCCTCAACGTATCAACTGGTATATATCCTAGAG GAGGCAGCAGTATCTTAGGCGGTCGAGTGACGGCCATAGCGTGCGAGTCCAGTGGAAGAATGTTTTGGGCAGCTAATGATAag GGCGTGATCGTGAGCTTCCGCATgtcgggcgcgggcggcgcgctgAGCAAGCTGCGGCGCTGCTGCGTGGGCGGCGCCGTCAGCAGCCTGGCCTGGAGCCCGTGGCTCGCCCGCCACCCCGCGCTGCTCGTCAGCGCCGCCGACGACTCGCTCTACCTGTTTCG GGTGGCGGACCGTGAGGGCCTGCTGTCGCTGAAGAAGCGCTTCTCGACGCAGCACCGATCGTTCGCGGTGCGGTCGTCGTTCTGTCCTCTGATGTCGTTCCGGCGCGGCGTGTGCGTGGTGAGCGGGGGAGAGGACGCCTGCGTCTACTTCCTGGACATAGAGGGGGAGGCTCGTCACCACCCAGTCGTGAACAAGCTGCAAG GGCACGCGTCTCCGGTGCTGGGCGTCAGCTTCAGCTACGACGAGAGCCTGCTGGCCACCAGCGACGCCGCGGGGCTCGTCATCATCTGGCGCCGCAGCTGA